The following coding sequences lie in one Anguilla anguilla isolate fAngAng1 chromosome 14, fAngAng1.pri, whole genome shotgun sequence genomic window:
- the rad1 gene encoding cell cycle checkpoint protein RAD1 isoform X1: MVHTFGNMPLSTQSEAGDERYVLVASLDNVRNLSNILKAITFKDHALFNATPNGLKVTVEDSKCLQANAFIQAEIFQEFTIQEDSVSFQVNLTVLLDCLTIFGGSTTPGVTTALRMCYNGYGYPLTLFLEEGGVVTVCKINTEEPEDPIDFEFCSTNVTNKVILQSDSLREAFSELDMTSEILQITMSPSQPYFRLSTFGNSGNAHYDYPKDSDMMELFQCTKTQTNRYKMSLLKPSTKALALSCKVSVRTDTRGFLSLQYLVRNDDGQICFVEYYCCPDEEVEEE; this comes from the exons ATGGTCCATACATTTG GAAACATGCCCTTGTCAACTCAATCTGAAGCGGGAGATGAGCGGTACGTTCTTGTAGCTAGTCTGGACAATGTCAGGAACCTCTCCAACATCCTTAAAGCCATCACTTTTAAAGACCATGCCCTGTTCAACGCTACACCCAACGGGTTGAAAGTCACTGTGGAGGACTCCAAATGTCTCCAAGCAAATGCCTTCATTCAG GCTGAAATATTTCAAGAATTCACCATTCAGGAAGATTCAGTAAGCTTCCAGGTCAATCTGACAGTTCTTCTGGACTGTCTTACCATCTTTGGGGGAAGCACTACACCAG GAGTAACAACTGCCCTTCGAATGTGCTACAATGGCTACGGGTACCCTCTGACCCTATTTCTTGAAGAGGGAGGAGTGGTCACCGTGTGCAAGATCAACACGGAAGAGCCAGAGGATCCCATTGACTTTGAGTTCTGCAGCACCAATGTCACCAACAAGGTGATCCTGCAGTCTGATAGCTTGAGAGAGGCCTTCTCTGAGCTGGACATGACAAGCGAGATCCTGCAGATTACAATGTCACCCAGTCAACCCTACTTCAG GCTGTCTACGTTTGGGAATTCTGGGAACGCCCACTATGACTATCCCAAGGACTCTGATATGATGGAGCTCTTTCAGTGCACAAAGACTCAGACAAACAG GTATAAGATGTCCCTGCTGAAGCCCTCTACTAAAGCATTGGCTCTGTCCTGTAAAGTGTCAGTCCGGACAGACACTCGCGGATTCCTGTCCCTGCAGTATTTGGTGAGAAACGACGATGGACAGATCTGTTTTGTGGAGTACTATTGCTGCCCAGACGAAGAGGTTGAAGAGGAATAG
- the rad1 gene encoding cell cycle checkpoint protein RAD1 isoform X2: MPLSTQSEAGDERYVLVASLDNVRNLSNILKAITFKDHALFNATPNGLKVTVEDSKCLQANAFIQAEIFQEFTIQEDSVSFQVNLTVLLDCLTIFGGSTTPGVTTALRMCYNGYGYPLTLFLEEGGVVTVCKINTEEPEDPIDFEFCSTNVTNKVILQSDSLREAFSELDMTSEILQITMSPSQPYFRLSTFGNSGNAHYDYPKDSDMMELFQCTKTQTNRYKMSLLKPSTKALALSCKVSVRTDTRGFLSLQYLVRNDDGQICFVEYYCCPDEEVEEE, from the exons ATGCCCTTGTCAACTCAATCTGAAGCGGGAGATGAGCGGTACGTTCTTGTAGCTAGTCTGGACAATGTCAGGAACCTCTCCAACATCCTTAAAGCCATCACTTTTAAAGACCATGCCCTGTTCAACGCTACACCCAACGGGTTGAAAGTCACTGTGGAGGACTCCAAATGTCTCCAAGCAAATGCCTTCATTCAG GCTGAAATATTTCAAGAATTCACCATTCAGGAAGATTCAGTAAGCTTCCAGGTCAATCTGACAGTTCTTCTGGACTGTCTTACCATCTTTGGGGGAAGCACTACACCAG GAGTAACAACTGCCCTTCGAATGTGCTACAATGGCTACGGGTACCCTCTGACCCTATTTCTTGAAGAGGGAGGAGTGGTCACCGTGTGCAAGATCAACACGGAAGAGCCAGAGGATCCCATTGACTTTGAGTTCTGCAGCACCAATGTCACCAACAAGGTGATCCTGCAGTCTGATAGCTTGAGAGAGGCCTTCTCTGAGCTGGACATGACAAGCGAGATCCTGCAGATTACAATGTCACCCAGTCAACCCTACTTCAG GCTGTCTACGTTTGGGAATTCTGGGAACGCCCACTATGACTATCCCAAGGACTCTGATATGATGGAGCTCTTTCAGTGCACAAAGACTCAGACAAACAG GTATAAGATGTCCCTGCTGAAGCCCTCTACTAAAGCATTGGCTCTGTCCTGTAAAGTGTCAGTCCGGACAGACACTCGCGGATTCCTGTCCCTGCAGTATTTGGTGAGAAACGACGATGGACAGATCTGTTTTGTGGAGTACTATTGCTGCCCAGACGAAGAGGTTGAAGAGGAATAG
- the bxdc2 gene encoding ribosome biogenesis protein BRX1 homolog, with product MSALKRKRGGNGKGPKTAKKVKIVENGSQKQKDTPVEDPKNEYNVPAPVSMGKWTNKERVLVFSSRGINFRTRHLMQDLRTMMPHTKADTKMDRKDKLFVVNEVCEIKNCNKCIFFEAKKKQDLYMWISNVPHGPSAKFLVQNIHTLAELKMTGNCLKGSRPLLSFDPKFDKEPHYALLKELFIQIFSTPQYHPRSQPFVDHVFSFTIADNRIWFRNYQIIEEDASLVEIGPRFVLNLIKIFQGSFGGPTLYENPHFQSPNMHRRMIRLATAAKLREKQMVKELQKMKKLEEKEVVSQDVTDDVFATPSEEKPVEVEHEAPPLMKMKKKKKDKEFKRQRMRKVMKL from the exons ATGTCCGCGCTCAAGAGAAAACGTGGGGGAAATGGAAAAGGtcccaaaacagcaaaaaaagtaaaaattgtCGAAAATGGATCTCAAAAACAGAAGGACACACCAGTCGAGGATCCGAAGAATGAGTACAATGTCCCAGCACCAGTTTCAATG GGGAAGTGGACGAACAAAGAACGGGTTCTGGTGTTCTCTTCTAGAGGCATCAACTTCAGAACTAGGCACCTGATGCAGGACCTTAGAACCATGATGCCTCACACGAAAGCAG ATACTAAAATGGATCGAAAGGATAAGCTTTTTGTTGTAAACGAG gtgtgtgaaatcaaaaacTGCAACAAGTGTATATTTTTTGAAGCCAAAAAGAAGCAGGACCTCTACATGTG GATTTCCAATGTTCCCCATGGACCATCAGCCAAGTTCTTGGTTCAGAACA ttcataCACTGGCAGAACTCAAAATGACTGGAAACTGTCTGAAAGGATCCAGACCGCTGCTTTCTTTTGACCCA AAATTTGACAAGGAACCGCACTACGCTTTGCTGAAGGAGTTGTTCATCCAG ATATTCTCTACTCCTCAGTATCACCCTAGGAGTCAGCCCTTTGTGGACCACGTTTTCTCATTCACGATAGCAGACAACAGGATATGGTTCAGGAACTACCAA ATAATTGAAGAAGATGCATCCCTGGTTGAGATTGGGCCACGCTTTGTGCTCAACCTCATCAAAATATTCCAGGGTAGCTTTGGTGGCCCGACCCTCTATGAGAACCCACATTTCCAATCTCCAAATATG CACCGGAGGATGATTCGGCTGGCCACAGCTGCCAAACTGCGGGAGAAACAGATGGTGAAAGagctgcagaaaatgaaaaagttggAAGAGAAAGAGGTGGTGTCCCAAGATGTCACAGATGATGTATTTGCAACACCTTCTGAGGAAAAACCAGTTGAAGTAGAACATGAGGCCCCACCCCTcatgaagatgaagaagaagaagaaagacaaGGAGTTCAAACGACAAAGGATGCGGAAGGTCATGAAATTGTAA
- the dnajc21 gene encoding dnaJ homolog subfamily C member 21 encodes MAMKCHYEILGVKRDATDDDLKKAYRKLALKWHPDKNLENAEEAAEQFKLIQAAYDVLSDPQERAWYDNHREALLKGGVSGEYEDDSIDVLQYFTVTCYSGFGDDEKGFYTVYRNLFESIVKEEMEHSKEEDEEEGQFPTFGDSQSDYDTVVHLFYGYWQSFCTRKNFAWKEEYDTRQASNRWEKRAMEKENKRTREKARKERGELVRQLVAFVRKRDKRVQAHKKLVEEQNAEKAKKVEELRRKQKLHQAKLAEDYKEQSWAAMSELEKELQQIEAQYGQEFGDASESEEEEADVVDGGDQSGGDATEELVEYYDDIYCPACDKSFKTDKAMKNHEKSKKHREMVALLRQQLEEEELTLNLSSGDAIEKEEEEEVEEEEKDDIEQGEAPRQKLSKKQKKKKRLQKVVNSAPEEPVEECAIPEPVQAQCSPKDPLIEQSGSSEDSPCPQSPPDQPCDQDTEDVKHEESPPTEAKSSGKTKVKKGAMKKSSKPQGSLDHAAEEVSLRCVTCQFEFPTRNKLFDHLKTTGHATALSSTRPAGGKGKKDKKKNR; translated from the exons ATGGCCATGAAGTGTCATTACGAGATCTTGGGCGTCAAAAGGGATGCTACGGACGACGATCTGAAAAAGGCCTATCGCAAATTAGCGTTGAAATGGCACCCAG ataagaacTTGGAGAATGCTGAAGAAGCAGCAGAGCAGTTTAAGTTGATCCAGGCAGCATATGACGTCCTGAGTGACCCACAGGAAAGAGCCTG GTATGACAATCACCGAGAGGCCCTGCTGAAGGGTGGAGTCAGTGGGGAGTATGAGGATGACAGCATCGACGTGCTGCAGTACTTCACTGTCACATGTTACTCCGGGTTTGGAGATGATGAGAAG GGATTTTACACAGTATATAGGAACCTGTTTGAATCCATAGTGAAGGAAGAGATGGAGCACAGcaaggaggaggatgaagaagaaGGCCAGTTCCCCACTTTTGGAGACTCTCAAAGTGACTATGACACG GTGGTGCACCTCTTCTACGGCTACTGGCAGAGCTTCTGCACCCGCAAGAACTTTGCGTGGAAGGAGGAGTACGACACGCGGCAGGCCTCCAACCGCTGGGAGAAGCGGGCCATGGAGAAGGAGAACAAGCGGACGCGGGAGAAGGCCAGGAAGGAGCGCGGCGAGCTGGTCCGCCAGCTGGTGGCCTTCGTGCGCAAGAGGGACAAGAGGGTCCAGGCCCACAAGAAGCTGGTGGAGGAGCAGAACGCCGAGAAGGCCaagaaggtggaggagctgaGGCGGAAGCAGAAACTCCACCAGGCCAA GCTGGCGGAAGACTACAAGGAGCAGAGCTGGGCGGCCATGTctgagctggagaaggagcttCAGCAGATAGAGGCGCAGTATGGGCAGGAGTTCGGTGATGCGTCAGAAAGTGAAGAAGAAGAGGCAGACGTGGTGGACGGAGGAGACCAGAGTGGAGGAG ATGCAACAGAAGAACTTGTGGAATATTACGATGACATCTACTGTCCAGCCTGTGACAAGTCCTTTAAAACGGATAAAGC TATGAAAAATCACGAGAAATCCAAAAAGCACAGGGAGATGGTGGCACTGCTGCGGCAACAGCTGGAAGAAGAGGAGCTGACTTTGAATCTCAGCTCTGGAGACGCAAttgaaaaagaggaggaggaggaggtggaggaggaggagaaagatgaTATTGAACAGGGGGAGGCTCCGCGGCAAAA GCTATctaaaaagcagaaaaagaaaaaaagactacaGAAAGTAGTAAAT AGTGCCCCAGAAGAGCCAGTGGAAGAATGTGCCATTCCAGAGCCTGTGCAGGCACAGTGCAGCCCTAAGGACCCCCTGATAGAGCAGTCGGGCAGCAGTGAGGACAGCCCCTGTCCCCAGTCTCCCCCTGACCAGCCATGTGACCAGGACACGGAGGACGTGAAGCACGAAGAGAGTCCACCCACAGAAGCGAAGAG CTCTGGAAAGACGAAAGTAAAGAAGGGCGCAATGAAAAAAAGCAGTAAGCCTCAGGGAAGCCTGGACCATGCAGCAGAG GAAGTGAGTCTGCGCTGTGTGACGTGCCAGTTTGAGTTTCCCACCAGGAACAAACTGTTCGACCACCTGAAAACGACAGGACACGCCACAGCACTATCATCCACCAGACCTGCAGGGGGCAAGGGAAAGAaggacaagaagaagaacagaTAA